In Malus sylvestris chromosome 2, drMalSylv7.2, whole genome shotgun sequence, the genomic stretch GATGGTTGATAGGTAGCATGCATTGCAGTAATAGAGGATGGTGGAGATCTTCCTTGGTATGAAAAATTGGTTCTGTGGTAACATTGCATTGCAGAATGACcaaatttccaacaaatttAGCATTGCACTGGAGATGATGAAACAGTGGTAGAAGAATGTCTCTGGAAGTAATCAGCAGCAATATGACCtcttttgtttcatatttgacACACAGGTATGTCATTGCTATGCTCAGGGCAAGTGGAAACATGTGGTCTCACAGGACCAAGTATGCCAGGACTGTTATTAGGACTGTTACCCAAGAACCTAGAATTATTACCAAAGTGGGTTCTGCCTCTTGCTCTTCCTCTGAGATTTGGTCCTCTATAACCTCCAGAATTATTGTGATAAGAACCACCAGAATTGTTGTTATAAGATCCTCCAAAAGAACTACCAGGATGATACTGAGAAGTTGTTGAATGAGAAGACCCTTCACCAAGCATCAACGTTTTCCCTTTGGACATAGGTTCTTGTGCTAACATAGCAGTAGAGAAAGATTCAGAAACTGGAGCATGCTCAACAGTTGTTTCTTCAGCAAGTAACTGTGCTCGAAAGTCCTTAAGAGATATAACACTCTCCCGACCCCTTATGACTGTGCGAAAGGTGTTATACTCAGTAGGTAATCCTTTTAAGGCCAGAATGataatatcatcatcatcaaaggAGATTCCAGCAGCTGAGAGATGATCTCGAGCATCTTTAATTCTCTGCAAGTATTGAGAAATGTTCTCAGACCATTTCTTGATATTCTGCAACTCAGTTTTCATCTGAAAAATACTGGCTTTGGTAATTGTTGAAAATCTGTCCTTGAGATTGGTCTAAATGTCATTggaattcgtacaaccaatgaTACAGGATAAGGCAGTAGTAGAGAGAGTAGCAATCAGAAGTTGCATAAGAGCTCTGTCATGCATTTTCCAGATTTGGTACTCTTCAGTTTCAACACCTTCAACATCTAAATCAGCAACAAAGCGAGGTGGACATCGTCGTGTTCCATCCACAAAACCAAGAATACCATGATTTTCAAGAAGCAATCGCATTTGATAATGCCAGACTAAGTAATTCGTATCATCTAATTTGACCGTCACAGAGACCGACACATTAGGAATCAAGTGCATAATTGGAGACTGAACTATCTGAAGTTGGGCAGTAGTCACCATACTTTTGAAATTCTTATAGAAACAGGAGAAATCTTGAAGAAATTGAGAGATTCTTGAAGAAATTGAGAAGGTAGGGTTTGCGATCAAACGCATTGCACTTTTCAGAACAGAGATCCaagattgtagaagaagaaattCGCAGATACTATCATTCACACATATCATCAAACAGGTCATGTGCAAGAAACACAACCGACTTGTAGATTATAATTCACCATATCAGAGAGGATCGAAGAAAGAAAATGACATACCACAGATTCAGGGAAGTAGTTGAGAAGAGAAGATTGAAGATAGCGGAAGCAACACTTGATCAGGATCGATAAACGCCATCCGTTCCCGGCAAGGATACCATGTTAAAGGAGAAGCTTGAAGCTTTAACAATGGAGGATTTCACACTTAAGAGAAAGAGATTACAGGAGTTTTAGAGAGAAACTGAGAAAGTAATTTTGTATATTTCATTTCACTTAGAATTGCTTACACACTATCTCTTTATATACTCTTCACATTCCTTACAGATTAAGCAAACTCATCAACTTAATCTATTGACACTTGGCTGCACATCAACCATTGGATTGACCCAGTGCCTTTATACCTTTACACTACATTCAACACCAATTCCCATTCCAAATCGCTCATACCGCTCTCCTCGGCTCCGCCCGCCTAtataaagagagggagagagagagacagctGGTAAAAAGAGATAAGGAAGAGAAATAAGCAGCAATCCATCAATGGCGGCGAGTACAGAGGAAGTGATCAGCAACAAGCAGGTGCTACTGAAAGACTATGTGACCGGCTTCCCCAAAGAATCTGACATGCAACTCACCGACGCCACCACCAAGCTCAAGCTTCCAGAAGGTTCAAAAGGGGTTCTGGTGAAGAACCTCTACTTGTCCTGCGACCCTTATATTAGAAACCGCATGACCAAGCGTGAACCTGGCGCCAGTTTTATGGATTCCTTCAAACCCGGTTCGGTCAGTCACTATATGTGCCCTTTCCCTTTTGTTCAAGTTTGAAAGTTCGCTTCCTTATGATCTATCATGTAATATTAGTATTGAATAATGTGACCGAGTAGCCCAAGTACTAATCTTGTTGGACAGATAGCCTCGTTTTTCGGATTACAATTTGTTGATGTTTGGGATGATTTAATGATTTACAGTTTGAGACAACTTAGGTATTCGATGTTGTACTATCTCTTTATTTACCGTTAgatattgaaatttgaaatgatgtggCAGCCTATAGTCGGATATGGAGTTGCCAAAGTTTTGGAATCCGGAGATCCCAAGTTTAAGCAAGGCGACTTCATTTGGGGAATAACCGGGTGGGAAGAGTACAGTGTTATCACTGCAACGGAGTCTTTGTTTAAGATTCAGCACACTGATGTGCCTCTCTCTTACTATACTGGTATTCTTGGTATGTTGCTGTGTATTGGCTATTGCTATTTCCTTTGCCTTGGGATTTATTTCATTTAAAAATTTGTTCTGCCACAAGGATCCAGCCTATCTCAAGTCTTGTATCTCTAGTTGTATTCTGCCTCCAGTGACCTCTATCATACTAAAAATGTGAACTGATTTGTTGATTCTCACGGCTCTTTGTAAACTATATCTTCACAAACCGATGCAACATATTCCTTTTCATAATAGCATTTTGATTTGGAAGTACGGAAATGATTTAGCTTACATAATCAATTGGTCCTATGGACTGTAGCATTGTTCTTTGATTGTATGCAATTGCTGAAGTGATCCATCCTTATTAATTCAACCAAATATTGAGTTTTATGGGTTTGTAATGCATGATATATTTACTTGATGCTACGCTCATCTAATGTATTCATTTTATATAGGTATGCCTGGAATGACTGCTTATGCTGGTTTTTATGAGGTCTGCAATCCTAAGAAGGGAGAGACTGTCTTCGTTTCAGCAGCATCTGGGGCGGTAGGTCAGCTTGTTGGCCAATTTGCAAAGTCGTTGGGTTGCTATGTTGTTGGAAGTGCTGGAAGCAAAGAAAAGGTCAGTTATTGCAAATTTAGTGGTCGATTTCAACTATATCTTAGATGGCATTTCTGTGATTGTGACTCAATCGGATGATTATTCTTGGTTTAGAAACATGTATTAAGTGATGTATGCCAAATTGGCAACAGAGAAATTTTGACTAATCGAAATGGGGAAAATTATGAGAACTTATTGGAATGTACAGATATTGGTGACCCTTTATCTTCATAATCAAGTGCGTAAAATTCAGCTTTGACCTGTTTTCAacctcctgcctcatttagttGGCAAATTGTTCGTATCATATGATACCGCAAGCATATGCTACTTAGTAAATTACAGAGAAATGTGCATCTATGAGCTTTTTTGGTCTCATTCCTACAGTTTTCCGTATTTCAAATGACAATGTTTTAACCATTCTTGCTGTATTTTAACATGTTATATCATTTCTGAGGTTAGGTTGATCTGCTGAAGAACAAGTTTGGGTTTGACAAAGCTTTCAATTATAAAGAAGAGCCTGATTTGGATGCAGCTTTAAAAAGGTCAGTATTTATATGTTGATCAGaatcaaactattattttaaagCTTTTACACGTGTCTTAATTACGAGGGGAAAGTCCAATAAAGGCATTAGCAATCTCTAAAGTCATGCTTTAGTGATTTAGTCCCCAATTCCTAAAACAGAGAAAAAGTAAGTTGAAATGTGACGGTGGGAGCATGTGCCTGTTGAAGAGATACTCACGTCTTTGTCCTCTCTGTAGATATATTCCATGGTTTTCGGTGTTTGCTTATGGTCTAAATGTGTGATTTGCTTACCAGATACTTTCCTGAAGGCATCGACATATACTTTGAAAACGTTGGGGGAAAAATGCTTGATGCAGTGCTACAAAACATGAGGCTCCATGGCCGGATTGCAGTTTGTGGGATGGTCTCGCAGTATAACCTTGACCAGCCTGAAGGTTGTCACAATTTAATGTATCTGATCATTAAACAGATTCGCATGCAAGGTTTCGGGGTTTCTTGTTACTACCACCTTTACGGAAAGTTTCTTGAAATGGTTCTGCCGGCCATAAAAGAAGGGAAGATAACTTATGTGGAAGATGTAGTGGAAGGCCTTGAGAGCGCTCCAGCTGCTCTGATAGGGCTCTTTGCCGGCCGCAATGTGGGAAAGCAGGTGGTGGTAGTTTCCCGAGAATGATTTCATTAGGCTCTCCATGGCTCCGAAGTCTCAACCTTTAGCTATATGGTATAGGGTATAATCGTCTACTATGAAATGCAAATGCTTTCTTATGCATTTACAAGTTTATCTCTCTACAGGTTTGTGGCAAGCTTATTATCCCGATGAGGACTGTGCTTGATCCCTCATCTTAATTCTAAATAAATGTCTTGATTTGCTTAATAATATCAAGCACTAAGTCTAGTAGATCTTTCaattatgttttcttttttttccaaccTGACCCGCTTTGTCAACTGGTTGACGTGGTGTTTATGGTGAATAAACCAAACACAGCGTTAAGCTAAAAGATAACGCGAACACAATCTGTTAAAGTGGTCAACCTTTTATCAACATGACATGTTAATGCTCAatcaaaaaattcaaatttttgccCGTGTTTGTGCTGTGTCATAGGAAGTAATACTAggtaaaccaaatttgcaaactaaataatgtgttaccaataagaaataacctcatttttaataaacaataggaTATATGGAAAAACTTTTTTAACGTGTGctgtcttttgttttttaagaagaaaaaacaagaagGAAACCGTGTCTGGTTAAAAGATGGACGATCAGCACTGGAATCCAAAACTTATTGGTGATAGAACTTATTAATTCCTAACTGTAAAAAAATGGAGTGTCGATATCTCTTTCGAATTGGACTTCTATTAAATGAGACGAAACTAATtaagagagaaaatgaagaagctAATAAAGAAGCTTTGAATTGCTTTTCAAATTGCCTGCCATTTCATTCACAACTTCACGTATTTATATATTTCTATAATCTAATATTAGCTttcttaaaataataattaggtTTTATACCATAAACATtgagggatgtgatatccacacacccatttttatttcttctatatttttttggtttttaaccatctgatcggatgaattgaataagatcaacagacaaaaattaacaaaaaatctataaaaagtaaaaatgagtgtgtggatagcacactccAACATTGAATGGTTAAAAAGCTTGACTAATACAAACCTTCCACTATATGTGGTGTTTCAAACGTATTAGTTTAAAACCACCAATAAATAAAGAATAGCATTTGTAATTATCATCGGTGTTTGTAATCAACTATTATAATTTAATATTGCCAAAGTACCTGTGGGCTCATGAATCAATTATTATGGTTTAATATTTCCAAGGATCCTCAGGAATCATTGTTTTTTTCCATCTGACCGGAACACGAACAGTATACCATGTGTTTTTATACAAGTGGTagaaaattgtattttttaagttattaactttttaacacacatatctcaccatttgtataatgacacgtggtgcacCACCTCTTGTTCccgtcacactgaaaaatctttcccATTTAAGAACCTTAAGCTCCTGCTCAATTTAGGAAAGGGATCATCTCTGGATCCCTTTTCACCAAATCCATCTAGTTTGAGATCTGAGTTGttgaattttgatccaacggctacaaacagaagaaccttttaaaagttataataatccAACGACCCAGATCCCGAACTAGGTGAATTTGGTAGAAAAAGATCCGAAGATGATCCCTTTCCTTCAAGTTAAATCATGAAATGAGGAAATTCTATTTCTGCCTTGTCTCGTCCATACCACTTGCATTTGTCTTGAACAATAAAAATACATGACGTATAAAAAATAAGGTCCATACAAATTGGGTCAAACTACAAGGCAAAACAAGATGTAATCCAGCCCAACAAAAATGAGGATAGGCTTTACATACattcataaataaaataaaataaaagatgcATTTCCCTACAAAAGAGGGAAGAAACATACAAAATCAGCGGCTCCCCAATTTTCtacaacaaaagaaaagtaGAGTCAGTTTAAGAGAAAGTGGCGAAAAGAAAGGCCTCTATCCTCCCCCACGTAAGAACTCTGGAAACCACAGCAAAAAAAGGAGGACAAAAAAAAGAGGGAGACGCCGCAGAAATTGAAGCACACGGGGGACAGAAAAAAGGAAGGGGAGACGCTGCAGAAAAGAGGGagatcgacaaaaaaaaaaggaagatagAGAAGAGCACAAAGgaacaaaaaaaggaagaagagcaGGACACGGAGAAGACAGCAGAGAAGTACGGACAACAAAGAAGAACAACGCAAGAAAGCAAGGGAGAAACAcaaggaaaaagaaacaaaaaaaaagaaacagccAAGAGCAGGAAggtataaatttattttaaatttgttctttgttgttttgtttcctCTCGACTTTTGcaggagagaaagaagaaatttgctttcttcttcatctttcaCCAAAAGGGGAGAATAAGGCTTGCTATCGACTTCCTTTGAAAAGACATTCTCGTGAAAGACAAAAGGGGAAGGCCATGGGATCCTAACCTTTCTCAAAATTTATTGGGCAAGGCAttacaaaagaagaaaatgttgCTGCCGCTTCATCCTTCGAAAAATATTCCAGGAAAAAGAAGATAGTTTTATTCATCATGTAAAGTGTTGCAGCAAGCTTCTAGGTGGaaaagtcaaaagaaaaaagatgttTTCCTACTATTAGAAAAGTCCTAACAAAGGTACACCTACAATAAAGAGGCTATTGGCTCTACAAAGAAACAAGACAAAAATATGGGCAAGTGTGCTGGGAGGAAATCAAAGCTCCCTAACCCTTTCACGTGATGAAGAGCAAAACAAGTTGGGAATCCATGCAGGTGGTTCTCTAGAAAAAGGGACAAGTTTGCTACAGAACAAAAAATTGCCAAAGAACAATTGATATAGGATTTGAACCCTACCAAAGGAAAGTTGcggcaaagagaagaaaaaataaaaagaagggtGGATAAAGCTTCCTGAAAATCACGAACCCACGTGGGAAGTTGTGAAAACTTAAAAGCATGAAAAAAGTAAAGCTTGTTTTGTGaaggtttgaaaattcaaaGTAGGTTCAAAAGAAAAGTATGCATCTCACGTGGGGAAGAAGTGTGGTTATTGAAATGGGAAGTCAAATTATtgaaattggaagacaagtccTATTGGAACTTGGAAAGCTCCGAAGCCACATCAAAattcaaatggcatgaagccaccAAATCCAAACAAAGTAACAAATTTTTAACGAACTACGCCAGTTTGATTCTGTTAaagatacgtaggcagtctaatatcaagttttagacgcaaccgtgaaaccgaaacgaatccctggtttatataTACTAAATTCACTCCTACcatcaaataccaaaatggcacgaagccgaagaaaagtttcaaagggcacgaagccgtatcaaagtctcaaatggcatgaagccatatcaaattttcaaatgctcctcgcccgcatgagctgaaactgcataaGGCACTATGCTCCTCGCCCacacgagctaaaactgcacaaggcatcaaaacgCTCCAATGGCTTAAAGTTCTCGCccgcacgagctgaaactgcacgAGGCATCAAGACCCAAACACcatgaactacgagtgacttgatccctcaagagggtacgtaggcaatctagggttCGACCTAggtgcagtcacaaaatcaaacaaacatcaAAATCCTCAAGTTACATTTTATTCGAAAtggaatcaaagggtatttctttcccaaaagaagggttgtaattaataggcgcaTAGCCTAGAATTGGTCGAACTCGAATTCATAAAACCCTCTTCGAAAAAATGAACGAAagtgaaattgtgtcgagtgaattatttgtttacatattatgtacaatttttgctcaacataaTTTTGAGAACAAGAAGTATGGAGACCATGTCCTCAAAAGCCTGTCCTTCATAAGATCACCAAAGAATTTGACACGTTATTGCTGCTCCATTCTTTGAAGACATTCTAGAAAAAAGAGGAACAAAGAAATAGTTCTGTTCATCACGTGGGAATCTGCTCATATAAAGGAAAAGTAAGGTCAATTGAAATTAGAAGTCCCATTGGAATTGGAGACCTTTAAAGTTAAATAAAGAAGTGTAAAGCTTGATGTCAGATTGGTCGTAAGTTTAGGTCTGATGGGTTCGAAATCACATGTTTAAATAGGtttgaaaagttcaaagaaGAATATAAAACGAGAGAGGGGAAATGCTAACTGAAATCAGCAACTCATATGGAAAATTGCCCacgtgaagaagaagaggaaagcttTAAagtcacaccaaaaacaagagAAGGATGCTTCcatcaaaaaaataaacaacaaagaaccCCGTCGCAGCCGTCGagtgaagaaaaaaaggaaaaaaggttgTTGACGATGAGAGGAAAGGGTGGCAAAGTTACATTCGAACAAGTTTAATTCACAAAAAAAGGGGAGAATAAGGCTTGCTATCGACTTCCTTTGAGAAGACATTCTCGTGAAAGACAAAAGGGGAAGGCCATGGGATCCTAACCTTTCTCAAAATTTATTGGGCAAGGCATTACAAAAGAAGGAAATGTTGCTGCCGCTTCATCCTTCGAAAAATGTTCCAGGAAAAAGAAGATAGTTTTATTCATCATGTAAAGTGTTGCAGCAAGCTTCTAGGTGGaaaagtcaaaagaaaaaaagatgttTTCCTACTATTAGAAAAGTCCTAACAAAGGTACACCTACAATAAAGAGGCTATTGGCTCTACAAAAAAACAAGACAAAAATATGGGCAAGTGTGCTGGGAGGAAATCAAAGCTCCCTAACCCTTTCACGTGATGAAGAGCAAAACAAGTTGGAAATCCATGCAGGTGGTTCTCTAGAAAAAGGGTCAAGTTTGCTACAGAACAAAAATTTGCCAAAGAACAATTGATATAGGATTTGAACCCCACCAAAGGAAAGTTGcggcaaagagaagaaaaaataaaaagaagggtGGATAAAGCTTCCTGAAAATCACGAACCCACGTGGGAAGTTGTGAAAACTTAAAAGCATGAAAAAAGTAAAGCTTGTTTTGTAaaggtttgaaaattcaaaGTAGGTTCAAAAGAAAAGTATGCATCTCACGTGT encodes the following:
- the LOC126590831 gene encoding 2-alkenal reductase (NADP(+)-dependent)-like isoform X3 — protein: MAASTEEVISNKQVLLKDYVTGFPKESDMQLTDATTKLKLPEGSKGVLVKNLYLSCDPYIRNRMTKREPGASFMDSFKPGSPIVGYGVAKVLESGDPKFKQGDFIWGITGWEEYSVITATESLFKIQHTDVPLSYYTGILGMPGMTAYAGFYEVCNPKKGETVFVSAASGAVGQLVGQFAKSLGCYVVGSAGSKEKVDLLKNKFGFDKAFNYKEEPDLDAALKRYFPEGIDIYFENVGGKMLDAVLQNMRLHGRIAVCGMVSQYNLDQPEGCHNLMYLIIKQIRMQGFWVSSYYHLYGKFLEMVLPAIKEGKITYVEDVVEGLESAPAALIGLFAGRNVGKQVVVVSRE